In the Bicyclus anynana chromosome 6, ilBicAnyn1.1, whole genome shotgun sequence genome, one interval contains:
- the LOC112053940 gene encoding uncharacterized protein LOC112053940: protein MLRSLTKCIDLKHCSRTLVPKCTFLTNEYKCNEAWNVQISSPILTKVNLNDFYNILEQNFSSKGVISAIDVDIFANAVKDPAYLDELKDLLHKLRLSAETGNTLESTHHATIRNYMEFGNIPELIQILKDPLNFGVFLDFYTANILLDKLITSQSYDHASNVASFIMLQEDFSNDITNTLCQYASYKYLSEYKSPENEPVVQENNKKKEEIKIRIKYLRNPYFDDHFDIQDLKTLSGKTLAWISKKGHDNLSCNLQIIGWLFYQKYEQLLLLCNELIENKTFKLHNEVLDLINKEIETQSDDTKAVLSQCIDVLSNAAITETKLEHSIKISIENAINRTQNKDIAAQKELFSRWEQIREDKLEEQSKRLDRANRMKNILEQQKQMQVEEQKLWFFENEEQIDLQIEEKEKLEDTSVKKSTKQKDDENYIPPEILPKRK from the exons atgttacgtAGCCTTACCAAATGCATCGACCTTAAGCATTGTTCGCGAACTTTAGTGCCGAAATGCACATTTTTAACCAATGAATATAAATGCAACGAAGCTTGGAATGTTCAAATATCTTCACCAATACTCACGAAAGTTAACCTTAATGATTTCTACAATATATTGGAACAAAACTTCTCATCAAAAGGTGTCATAAGTGCTATTGATGTAGATATATTTGCTAATGCAGTTAAGGATCCGGCGTATCTCGATGAACTGAAAGACCTTTTGCACAAACTTCGACTTTCTGCAGAAACTGGTAATACACTGGAATCAACACATCATGCAACTATAAGAAACTATATGGAATTCGGGAACATTCCAGAATTGATTCAAATACTCAAAGACCCTCTGAATTTTGGTGTATTTCTAGATTTTTATACAGCCAATATTTTACTAGATAAACTTATTACATCTCAAAGTTATGATCATGCCTCTAACGTTGCTTCATTTATAATGCTACAAGAAGATTTTTCAAATGACATTACTAACACACTATGCCAGTATGCCAGTTACAAATATCTGTCTGAGTATAAGAGCCCAGAAAATGAACCAGTAGTTCAAGAAAATAACAAGAAAAAGGAAGAAATAAAGATTAGGATAAAATACTTAAGGAATCCATACTTTGACGATCATTTTGACATTCAAGATTTGAAAACTTTATCTGGAAAAACATTAGCTTGGATATCAAAAAAAGGCCACGACAATCTTAGttgtaatttacaaattataggttggttattttatcaaaaatatgagcaattattgttattatgtaatgaattaatagaaaacaaaacatttaaattacataatgaAGTATTAGATCTAATAAACAAGGAAATTGAAACTCAATCAGATGACACTAAAGCTGTTTTAAGTCAATGCATTGATGTTTTGAGCAATGCAGCTATTACAGAGACCAAATTGGaacattcaattaaaatttcaattgaaAATGCCATTAACAGAAcacaaaataaagatattgcTGCACAAAAAGaa TTATTTTCAAGATGGGAACAAATTCGTGAAGACAAACTTGAGGAGCAATCAAAACGCCTTGACAGAGCAAACCGTATGAAGAATATTTTAGAACAGCAAAAACAAATGCAAGTGGAGGAACAAAAATTATGGTTCTTTGAAAATGAAGAGCAGATTGATTTACAAATTGAGGAAAAAGAGAAACTTGAAGATACATCTGTGAAAAAGAGCACCAAGCAGAaagatgatgaaaattatattccACCTGAAATTTTACCCAAACGAAAATGa
- the LOC112053942 gene encoding RNA polymerase II subunit A C-terminal domain phosphatase SSU72-like — protein MDDLYIAVVCSSNMNRSMEAHAFLAKKGFKVKSYGTGEKVKLPGASADRPNCYEFGVPYDDIYNDLLEKDKAYYTQNGLLHMLDRNRRIKPCPEKFQVTSERFDVIITCEERVYDQVIEWFGSKRSVYNQPVHVINIDIQDNHEEATIGAFFISDMVTKMAQSEDLDNDIDELLHDFESKCHRAVLNCIMFY, from the coding sequence atgGATGATTTGTATATTGCTGTAGTATGTTCTTCAAATATGAATAGAAGTATGGAAGCTCATGCCTTTCTAGCTAAGAAAGGTTTCAAAGTTAAATCATATGGAACTGGAGAAAAAGTCAAATTGCCGGGAGCATCAGCAGATCGACCCAATTGTTATGAATTTGGTGTCCCTTACGATGacatttataatgatttattggAAAAAGACAAGGCATATTATACACAAAATGGTTTACTACACATGTTAGATAGAAACAGAAGAATTAAACCATGCCCAGAAAAGTTTCAGGTTACCTCAGAACGTTTTGATGTTATTATAACATGTGAAGAGAGGGTGTATGATCAAGTGATTGAATGGTTCGGTTCAAAAAGATCTGTATATAATCAACCAGTCCATGTTATAAATATAGACATTCAGGATAACCATGAAGAAGCTACTATTGGGGCATTCTTCATCAGTGACATGGTAACTAAAATGGCACAAAGTGAAGATCTTGATAATGATATTGATGAACTGCTACATGATTTTGAGTCAAAATGTCATCGTGCAGTGCTCAACTGTATTATGTTCTACTGA